The Asterias rubens chromosome 1, eAstRub1.3, whole genome shotgun sequence genome segment CATGGTAACTCATCAATTCTTGCTGACAAGATTGCGCTGAAACTGGTTGGAAAAGATGGTTTTGTAGGTAAGTCATATTTTTAGTTAATAGTCGAGATTGTTAAGCCAATTGGTAGTGTTGCATTCATTGAAGATAGACATAAGTTACAAATTATAAcaatataatatatttatttataaaactttttttgtttaagatgtGGAATATGATGGATTGATCTATTATGTTTCTTTTGGAGTTGTGATATGGGATTACTTTATTCTGCCCAGATGCATATCACTTCAGGAGTCACCTTTGCTTTcaaggaaaacaaaagtttaaaaccATTTTGGTATGCTGCATTAACCCCAACTTTGCCATTGAATGTTGATTCTTACTTTTAAGATGGCATTTGAACCAATAATACATTGGTACCATCAAGTAGTGATCCTTATACAAACTTTTGTGTTTCTTGTATATGCAGTTACTGAAGCAGGCTTTGGTGCTGACATCGGTATGGAGAAATTCTTCAACATCAAGTGTCGATATTCTGGGCTTCAGCCTAATGCTGTTGTCCTGGTAGCCACTGTCCGAGCACTCAAGATGCATGGTGGGGGACCTACGGTGGGTTATGTTTCCTgtttcaatgtattttgttcatTTACAACATTAGTCAGAGTTTAGCGGTTAACACTTTTACTAATGGTGTGATGTGGCTGAGtgttaagcccctttcacacgagcgctgcaaacgCGGGTCCCTGGTTAAGGGCGCCAGCCGTCTGTCACCTTTACCGCGTGCGATTTTTTTAGCGAGCATTCACacgacacgcacacacacacatgtaaaCATACGTCCCTCgtttgggtaggcctactgcatggacaaaagtctacaagcaagaggcttgagttaaaacaaaaaccttacagttaaaaggaataaaataaatcaatttcattgaaatcagttaagtcacataaaatgtagaatattttaaaaacatttgcgataacgtaactctcATCCCGTCGGCCGGCGGGAAGGGGGTTACGTTTTCGAAgctagaaaaagaaaaacacaaaattccacgATTCAAATAGCTTTTTGGACGTTAAAAATACTACATTGTTGACTGGAAATGCTTTTTAGATTtgaaattattgatgagacataccaaataatgaattaaaacatcgaaaagcttagccaaatgacgtattctgcttgcgattgaacgatgtttttgcttcaaggtttgAGCTTGTCTTGAAATGCAGCGATCCAGCAACGTCGAGTCATGATCGAgtcgaagaaaaacacaaaattccatgattcaaatagatttttggacgttaaaaacgctacattgttaaatgaaaatgttttttagatatgaaattattgatgagacataacaaatggtgaattaaaacatcgaaaagGTTTGGGCTGGTCTAGCATCCGGCCACAAAACCCACCAGCCAAACGGATCGTAGTCCAGCGTTGagcagatatacatgtacatgtatgtacatgtacatatgcatGCTATAGTTCGCCCATTTCTTTCTCCATAGTTCTTCACGTGTCAACGCAGCGGTCCCTCATTACGATCGCAGGCATTCGGTTCAGACGATGGCTCCCCGTGATTATAACATCGATGCGATTTTTTGGAGGAGGTCTCGATCTGTGTTATGAACAACACGGGACCCAGGTAATTTCGTAACATACATAGCATTCACACGACGTGGATTtgcgatttcataacatcgatgttatgaaatcgcaCGGGACCCTcgtttgcagcgctcgtgtgaaTGGGCCTTTAtgcaccagattcaagctcaggtgtttctgatcagcagagtgagggttcgagtcccggtcgtgccACTTGTGTCCTGAAGCTAGATATTTTAGCATATTTGCTTTGTCatttggatgggacattaagcggTAGTGTGATTGGTAGTGTACATAtatgtaaaagaacacagaatACTCATCATGGAAGGGGGTAATAGGCCTACCCGGTATTTGTGGTTCACACAGCAAACactcttgtttacaggtttcctcatggggttgcgagctacagtgattcagttcacttatgaggcatcatTGGTTTTATTACGAGAAATATTTAAtagtatataattataataataatctgttGTAAATAGCCATTCAAAGGGACTGGTCcgtaatttgttttgagtttccAAACACATCCAAAATCACAAGCGCATATAACAGAATGGTAATTTGGAAATGAGAAGAAATTGTAGTTTTTAGATCTacgaggaaaaccccaaatgggaaaacccacacgATCAGGTAGGAACTATTATAAAGTTGACAATAAATGgaggtaagacactgctctagaattgcaaaggtcgtgggttcgaatcccgtctgagtaatatgcctgtgatttattttCACATAGCTCAAGAAAgtcctgagtatacagtgctaacaaacatcagtttatatgggtaaaaccaaaagatGCGTTtagttttttatcaaggaggaAAATTCCCCAAATTGGAAAATCAACACAATAAGGTAGGGACTAATATAAGATTAACAATAAAGTGAGGTGTGTTGATGTATTTTGCGCAGGTTGTAGCAGGTCAGCCACTCCCTAAAGAGTACAATGAGGAGAATCTTGAGCTGCTTGAGGCAGGATTCTGTAATCTACGCAAACAAATTGAGAATGCATCCTTCTTTGGTGTTCCCTGTGTTGTGGCCATCAACAGGTTTGGGTAAGTTGAGTTCTGTTTGGGAGTGCTGCTGTCAGAGATCCGGTTGGTTACCGCTGTCACCTCGTGAAAATACCTTGACAGTTTTTATCAACAAGTAAACACTGTATTCAGATAAAAccttcacatgtgacttttattgtgtatttcttgatttttcaaacattttctttgATCAATTTTAGGACTGACACTGACAATGAGTTGCAGTTGATCCAGACTCTGGCCAGGGGGGCAGGGGCTTATGATGCTGTTGTGGCAACCCACTTCAGTCAGGGCGGGGCAGGGGCAGCCTTGCTTGCATCTGCCTTGGAGAAGGCCTGCCAACAACCAAGTAACTTCCAGTTCTTGTATGACCTAAAGGTTGGTAGAATATTATCATTAAATTCACCCATTTGTTGTCTCCTGGGTATTTTTCTGAACATGGTTGTGTGTGACTGTTCTTAGCTCACACGATCAGCTTTGTTATGTGAAATGTATTTTAtcactgttttatttgttctttcaaattatttgttgtggaTTCCTTATTGGTTTGATGAGAGTTTTCATAGTCGATGTCTTcattattaaattgaattaaatgaGTATGCGATCTTCTTGATcttaaacaaattctaaaaGTTTAAACTTGGGATTGTGTGAAGGGCAGTCAACCTTTGGTGAAGTGATTTTCTCATAAATATCTCAGCAGATATTTTAATTAAATCTTCACACATCTCAGTGTTTGAGATAAATTCCTGAAATACAGCATTGAAACAGCATGAATGTAACACACTTTTCATTTTCTTGTCAGCTCCCCATTGAGGAAAAGATAGCCATCATCGCCCGTAAAATCTACGGTGCCGACGGTATAGAGCTCTCGGAAGAAGCTCAGAAAAAGGTTGACCGCTACCGTAGCCAAGGATTCAATGACCTCCCGATCTGTATGGCCAAGACACATCTGTCCTTGTCACATGACCCGACAAAGAAAGGTACACCCACAGGATTTACACTGCCAATTAGAGATGTAAGGGCGAGTGTGGGGGCAGGTTTCCTGTATCCACTCATAGGAACGGTGAGTATGTGATTATTACTATCAATCATTTCTGATCTTTAATTTAACTCAGTCTGTGATGAAGATAACCCCCCTACTATTACTTTCCTCATCATTAGCAAGTTAGTTGATTAGCTTTTCCAAACTTGATGTTCAAGGAATTAATTGTGTCCAGTACACAAATATTAACTGcttgagtgctatggttaaaactatgacacCCGAGGTGATCCTTGGATAAGGAAAATAGAACACTCTGGTGATCActgagggagtcatagttttcattttataactgacatacagatccttgtcatttgattggtggaacttacttcacgtgacattcactattactcccatccgcaccggcgatcaaaaagacctattcgcccatgggtaatagcatttcccattcaacagttaggatcatccttgttcccaatgttttttaGCAGATATACAGCGCCGCCACactgctgctaaaacaaaggagcacctgtgcaaaaggttgtgatccgattgctaTTTAATTTGTGCATTTTGGCCGCTATGTGGCGCTATATTGTTTTTGGTTGTCAAacaatttgtgtgatttttcataatgttatacttttaaaatacatcaaatttcaatgatctatatgtcagttatataaaacaaatattgagtggctttaattcgtggaatggaaggaatattatcgctcagtaatatttggactgttccatttcactcggcttcgcctcgtgaaatggaacagtccaaattttaccttgtgataatattcctcccattccactctgagccactcaacatTTGTATACCATAGCCTGAGCAAAAGTAGTCAATAGATTCTGCCTATACCTAAAGGTACCAAGAAGCTGCCTTTGCTATGGGTACAGTACCTTGGTTGCAATGGGTATAGTACAATTGTTACCACTGGTAAAATTTGCTAGACTTAAGCAACTTTCTAGTTTAAATAATTCATACCATGTGAGGCACTCTAAGGCCCTTACAAGGCAGAATCTTTGCAATTGCTTCCTTTGTTGTAGTTTATGATAGTTATTAAATCAAACTGCTTATTGTGAATCATGAAACCTGTAAAGTAACAATGAGTGATCGGTCGTGGGAGTATAGTTAGGAAGTTATGTAAATATTTTCaccatcattttgttgttttgtcctTTTCAGATGAGCACTATGCCTGGCCTCCCAACCAGACCTTGCTTCTTTGACATTGACATCGACCCTGAAACAGAGGtcatcacaggtttgttctaaACGCAAGAGCTATTTTGACCTTTGCATTGAGGTTATCGCAGGAAGACTTGTTCTTCATGCAAAGCTGTCATGGTATTTGCATAAAGATCACACAGCCTTGTCTAAGACAGccccttaaaataaaaaacattagttGGTCAgggaaaaagtaatttttataaaaGAGAATTTATTCTaaacaaatatgaaaatatCCACAAAGTATACACAGAATGGTTCTACTTATTATTTCCTTAGTTTATGATTTTCCTTGATCTATATAATATCTACATTCaagaaagtttgttttttatggtAATCATCTGTAATTAAAGTGATACATTAAATAAACTTACTCGTGTTTATTTTAGATAATTTGTAActatgtaagcacaaaaatatattgaaatattgaattttttaatacaaaaatagtcaaTTTGATTATGTTGAGGCATTTAAAAGTGGATGATGAGTTTACAAAAAAGAAATTTGtgcaaacaaaaagtacacattcTGATTTGTTTGACACTTACGAAGTATGACTAAGGAATTGGACTGCAGTCACTATATGCCCTTGGTTTGGGTCTACAAAAAGATCTTAtattattaagaattttaataAAGTTCATCAGGGATAGATGAAATCTATGATGTAGAAAAATTTAAAGCAGCACTGTGTAATCAAATTGTTACACCACTTGCTTTGTTTTTCAGTGACAGGTCAAACTCAGGACATTGCACTGCTACAAGCCTCTCTacattgtatttccaccatttttcaaaatgtacttcTGTGAATGTAGGGTTTGTCAAGACATTCCAAacaatgaattaaaaaaaatgcatcaaCCAGTTTACATGCTGCACACATTTTGGGCTCAGTCACAGATTTTACTCTAAAGGTAGGGCCATACTTTGGTGATGACCGCGGAAATTTATTGTGACACTTTCTGTCTGAAAATCTCCTTTTAATAAAGATTGTAATTGAAGGAAGCATCCTGcgaacattttttgtttgaaatgccCCCATTGATTAAAAATCAATGAAGGTAcgtcaacaaatttgaatctgaaaaatgtGACCTCAAGGCAATTTTTGAGGACTCAAAATTCCAGAGATGTGGTGGCACCTCGCCATACTTGGGTGGATTCAACATCCATAATGAAAATACTGTGATAGTTCTTTTTGCTGTTTTCAACAAGTAGACTTTTACTGTATCTTTCTTGAGATTTTTGCCTATAAAAAATATTACTTTCCGTAAAAACATacaatgaccctacctttaatctTGCTCAGTGCACTAGTCATGAGTGCAAAATGAACTTTGATTGTCAATATGTTTTCCAATAATGTGCTGATATTTGTGAATAAGTGTAAATTTAACCAATTCAGGGCACAATCAATATTTCATGAACTTTGCTAAGAGGCTCTATATCCACAGAAAGAGAAACCATGatttaaaagtatttaaaatgCCAGGTTATGACACTTCTGATCTTGaccaaggcacttaaccataattgcttatCTTCATCAAGGTGTACAAATGGGAGCCTGATAGGGCTGAGATAGTACTGTGAACCCCTCAATGCTAGTTTAGAGGTTGTATGCTCCCGGGGTGAGAAAGTTTGAGGAATGATCTAAAAGTGTGCCTGATGAACAGTGGTAATAATGTTGTGAAGTGCCTTGATCTAGCTACTAGAATAACAATTATGTTCGTTATTGAACCAagtattttaattgtttttttacacaatcattGAAAAAGCTATCTGATTAAAGGACCTTTTGTTAAGTCTCCGTGTAGCTCTACCATGCTTTTGGAGACAGTCACCTAGCATGTTTGAGAGCCTCTCGCTTGCTGAGTTTAGCTAATTTGTCCTCATTCTCTTTGACAAAATCCTTGACTGCCTTGGGAGCGGTGTAGAAGTAGTTGCGAAGGGCCCATCCTATGGATTTCTGGATGAAGAATTCCTTCTCATGGCAACATGTGAGACAGAATCTAAAAGCAAATCAAGTGTATTTATTAATCCAACCAtgaaattcatagagctgcttatgcacaaaaagtagctaagtacTGCAAAATGATGTTTAACAGGAACACTACCATGTCTCATGTAGTTTGTGACtgttatcctgctcatttctgcataGCAGCACATTGTCAAGAAATATTtgctgctttagcagctctatgaaattgtgcacaGATATAACAAAAACAGGGAAATAGAGGAAGCATATAAGACATCCAGACTGATGTTTGACATAAGATATCTTTACCTGAATAGTTTGTCCTGGTCAGTGTTCTCCTTGTACTTGAGTTGGTACAGGATCGCTGCTCTACGAAGCCACATGTTGCTGTGAGTTATCCAAGTCTCTAGAATGGGATTAACTACGTTTGGTTGCTCCTTGGCCAGATAAGCAACAACTAAATATCAATTGAAGAAAAGCCCCAAATAAATAAGACAGGCAATGGAATAATTCAGGGTATTGTTTGTTAAGCACTGCAGTTATAGGCatataataatttaaacaaagATAAGATCTAAGATTAAAGTGGTAGAGAGAGCAACATCAGATTTCTAGGGAAACGATTTGCCTGTGGCGCAATTTTTATTCCAGATAAGATGAGTCCAGCCCAATTAAAATAGCTCATTACTTCCTCTCAACCGAGTCCACACTAATAAACACAGGCTGaggtttcataaaaaaaaaacaatcatcgTATTGGCTGCAATCTTATATTCAtactcaaaaattgttttattgtaaatgtCAAAATGTAGAAAAATATGTACTGCAAGAAAAAGCATCACTTTGGAACAGTTTACATTGACTGCTTTCAGATAAActccaaaacaaattaaatttcttGAACAAACGAGaaaacttttttcttgaaagtaATTCATCTATCTTTGAGGTTTTTTGTTTCCTCTTAAAACTACATCTTACGGTTAGGTGATATGTTGTCGATTGAATCCCACCAGCTATTAGTTGTGATCATCTCCTCTACACACCGCATCGTCGCCCGGCACTCTGCGGCGTTTTCACCCTTGAGAAGTGCCTGATATTTCATGGCGAATTTCAAGGCGACGTGCATACATTCTCGGTGTGGTTCGTTCCATAATGAAATCATGATGCTACGTAGGGCTGCTGGGTCGGTAATGGCGGGAGATTCTACAAGAATTTTCTTTGGAGGAGACGGTAAAATGataattatattttatgaaAACACAAAAGTGGTGTTCTGTCGGACATCTATAGGATTTTGAGAAAATGTGGAGCaacattttaatgtttaaacaaaGTTATTAAACAATTAGTAAGAAAGTGAGAGatttacaaaacacaacaacaaaactgaacATTAGTCTGAAGGAgtatttaaacaataaattgatCAAAAATATTCAAAGCCCATTTTTAAAGTACCTTTAAATTGTAAAAGATCTGGACAACTTTCCTGAGACCTTATTATTGGGACATCTTTTGTGAATTGTTTTCcttcaagtaaacaaaaaaggagACTGTGGAAAGTAACTCACATGCTTGAAAATATCTGTCAGATTCGGACTTGGTACTCCATAAAATGCAAACTGATTCCTCATGTACTTGCTCATAGATGCCGCTTTGACTTCGTTCGATGCTGACTGAAGATGTCGAGTTACTATAGCAACAACActcgttgccatggtaacatcTAACTTGGACTTTTTATTTCTGGCGGGGGATTTCAGTTTGGCTCCTTGACGCTTTACGGGAGATTTCGACgaagttggttttgttttctttttagcgttcatatttatttaagtttttAGTTTGACGGGAAGGCTACTGGAGGTCTTGAAGGATGTATGTCTTTTCTCGTTTTGCCTGAGCGGTGTTCTGAAAGCCGAGACAAGGTTACCTGCATCATTTATAAAGAAAATAGAAAATTCACAAGTTTAATTATCAAACAATATATCACAAGGGAAGCTGTCTGGAAAATGTTAAATGATTtgtggttgaacaaaaaaatatgtaCTCACAAATTTGAAGTTACCTTGGTTtcgtttaaaaaataacaatttaatttaacagttagtttagtttttttctatagttttttttttttttttttgggggggggggatgaaaaCGCTATACGTATGCAATCTTTTGGTGGAGACTCACCAGTGTTGCTTACACTTGGAGAAAAGTTACAAAATCAACTAATTTTTATTAATATGCTTCCGAATGCCGCGGtgtaattaataaaaacaagtgcTGGCGGTTCatcaatgtttttaattatgtatatataataaaatgttacaaaataaaataaaataggtcAAGTATTGTATATTATAGTTTTCTCACTGCAACAACAATACTCGGTTCGTCTAGAATTCCAGGATGGAAGTTCATAAACTTAAATTGTCTACATAAATTTGTTGGGTACGTTATATAAAGCCAGAGAATGATCTTCATCAATATTATAAGTCCACGAACAAAAGCATTTGAACCCGCCCAAATCAACACACATTGAGCGTAATAAAAAAGTCCAGATATCAACGAGCAAACACATCTGATCAAACACAACGTCTCTAGTTATAGTTCTCTCCGAGAGTAAAAACTATGGAGGAAGACTAAACACGGCAACAAAAAATTGCGCCCTTTCTTCCTTTTTTATGTTGATTAGTTTCCGTGCGCTCACCCCACACACAGCAGCAGGATATTTCCTGTTCAAATTGTACACACTACCAGTACCACACTACTACAGGGCCATAATCTTGGCCGGCAGCTGCAGACGACAAACCACAAAATAAGAGGAGTTTGAACTACGCGGTCTGTCTTCTGAAAGTGTGTGGTTTTTGGAAGAATTGGGATAGGTGGTAGCATCATTAAAGCAAGCGGAGAAGAATTTCCAATGCATGACGTCGGCCATTGGCACGCTTCATGTACATGCAGTTGATTACGTTACAGTACACGCTGATATTTCGCAACGTACGTGTTGGCTATGTGTAAAACGACCGTATGAAAAGACATTCCACGTGCGTGAACCGTCTACACATTTTGACAGTACTGtctttcaaatttgtacagatttCACTggtaaatattgacaaaattctTCACATTTAGAGGAGAAACCCCAGATAGATTTTTCAAGATGGGcgggaaaatgagtaaaaagaACAAGTCTTACAATATGGCTACCGGAGGCCAGGATGAAGTAGGGGGTGGATCGCCCGTGGATGAAAATGGCTCGACTCCGGCGGGGGGTGAGGTAACGGTCACGGGGCTGAAAAAGACGGGCGAAGCACCGGCCGCGGCGGTGGAGGAGAACGCTCAGGTAAGTCAGTGTGTTTAGCCTGATGGTTTGTGTGTTTGACCAtgtattgtcattgtgtgtCTTTCATTGTATTGCGACAGTTGGGGTATTCAAATTACTGGCTTCTTTAATTTAGTTATTAGGACCCGTTAATCCGGTTTATTTCAATAGACATAGATGACAGACTCAAGACTGggatttaatattaataaataggTTCCTTCTATGATTAAAAATAAATGGACAAATGGGACTGTTGAAGTTGCCAATTTACTTTTTCGTTAAGTATTGACTGTGTAATACTGTAATAACATATTTGAGGTATTGATTTGTGCCAAGTCTTCCAGGAAATATCCTTTGTGTGTGTAGCTCTGGGAACAGTGCTATTTCATACTACTTCGCtacgctcatacgcatgaaaagCAGTTTCATTTTATATGGAcgacaagaaacaaaaacacacttcataaataatacaaacaatttgtttcagaTAATTACACACTTcataatacaaacaatttgtttcagaTAATTTTATTATAGCATGGGATTGGGCCGTAGCGCAACGGTGATGAACGATTGGATTAGACGCGCTTACAAGTCATCCCCCTCCAAATGAAACTATGTGTCTGGGCCTTATGATAAAGTTAGCATGGCCAAgctaatatttttaataatcttccAAGCAAGGTTGGGCTATGGAAAACCTTTTGCTCTCTGTTAACATCACTCTTATTCTCTGCCCTTGGCTCTGTGCTCTTATTTAATAATAGTCACCATTATGATTATGTAATGGCAACTAAGATGAGAGCCATATACAGCCCAACAAGTTGGCCTATCTaactaatattataataatatagaaaACCCAACCTGGCTGGATGGTTGGGCAACACTGACCTGACTGGGTGGGTGATCCCGTTTACAACTTGTATTGTAATTCAATCAATTGTAATGATATGGTCCTACTGTCCATAGTCCTAAGTGATTCAACAGGCAATttcagggaggggggggggggttcagggATGGTGCGTGGGTTGAAAAGGGTGTCAAATTCAATTTGCGTAAAGTTTGTGTACCAACTTCAAAACTCAAAACATGGTGTACAAAATTTACATTGGATGTAGTGTAATTGGTTTCCCAAAGTTTTgaatttaagtattttttttcaaatgagtGAATTTGTATTTAGCAGACAGACAATACATTAATAAAATGTATGTCAGGGCTCAGGGGTATGTGTATTGAATTAGTGGGTTAGATTAGCACTAGTAcagtactactactagtactactggCTTATCACTACCCTTTGTGTGTAATGTGTGGGAGATTTGCAATGTTGCACAATATTGTACAAAGCATTCAACAGTGTGGAAAATAGAGGTTCATAATTTGTAGACATGTCTGTTGTCTGACCATTGTGTAAAGATTTGTGTACATTAGAGGCATCATCATGGTTGGATGGCTATAGTATAGGTTTGCTTCTGCCAGTGGCTAGTGTAGTACCTACATGGTCAGACTGTTAATCAAATCCCATGATAAAAATCCAAACCTATAAAAATGATCAAATCCAGTATTTATATTATTCTACTCAACACGAAATTATGCTCCTTGCTAGGCTACAACATCAAAAAGTAGACAAAGGGCTTGGGTCTCAAGAGTTTTCTTGCAAATTTTCCTGGAAGGCCCATCTGTCGTTTGGCTGACACTTCTACCATCTTTCGTCAAGACTTGTAGTAAAATATAGTAATCAAACCTTGAATGACTCATTTGATGTCATGTCTCCTGGTAGTTGATTACCATACGTTTGATGATAAAAACATCCTACCTTCATCAAAACTGCTTGAGCCCCTCTTGACAATGTCCATATTTTATTAGAGCAATGACAGTACAAATGTCTGAAGGCTGGAAATGTATTGGTGATTCAAAGATCACTATTTCAGAAATGATGACAATATAATTATTCATTCACATCACTGATGAATGAAATGGTAAGCTAAGCTCCATGATCAATGTGTAatgtagcctttagtcaaggcgcacgtgGCACACAggatggcacgca includes the following:
- the LOC117296684 gene encoding uncharacterized protein LOC117296684 yields the protein MNAKKKTKPTSSKSPVKRQGAKLKSPARNKKSKLDVTMATSVVAIVTRHLQSASNEVKAASMSKYMRNQFAFYGVPSPNLTDIFKHKILVESPAITDPAALRSIMISLWNEPHRECMHVALKFAMKYQALLKGENAAECRATMRCVEEMITTNSWWDSIDNISPNLVAYLAKEQPNVVNPILETWITHSNMWLRRAAILYQLKYKENTDQDKLFRFCLTCCHEKEFFIQKSIGWALRNYFYTAPKAVKDFVKENEDKLAKLSKREALKHAR